One genomic window of Streptomyces sp. NBC_01498 includes the following:
- a CDS encoding Lrp/AsnC family transcriptional regulator yields the protein MVQAYILIQTEVGKATTVAETIAKIPGVIQAEDVTGPYDVIVRAQSDTVDDLGRLVVAKVQQVDGITRTLTCPVVHL from the coding sequence GTGGTACAGGCGTACATCCTCATTCAGACCGAGGTGGGCAAGGCGACGACCGTCGCCGAGACCATCGCGAAGATCCCCGGCGTGATACAGGCCGAGGACGTCACCGGCCCCTACGACGTGATCGTGCGGGCGCAGTCCGACACCGTGGACGACCTCGGCCGCCTGGTGGTCGCCAAGGTCCAGCAAGTGGACGGCATCACCCGCACCCTGACCTGCCCGGTCGTGCACCTGTAG
- a CDS encoding DUF3515 domain-containing protein yields the protein MTPSTRRLSGPRLARLPAVLLLAVTGGCFSPDASPAVPVPGPPAEEAALCRALDKELPTTVAGHDRSDPEPGSALTAGWGDAAIVLRCGVPRPERMSDPQADAVDVDGVNWLVEERDSGPRFTTTYREAYVEVTLDERFRHDIGPLADFAAPVADTVPPSL from the coding sequence GTGACCCCTTCGACGCGCAGGCTATCCGGCCCCCGACTCGCCCGTCTGCCCGCCGTCCTCCTGCTCGCCGTGACCGGGGGCTGCTTCTCCCCGGACGCCTCGCCCGCGGTGCCGGTTCCCGGCCCTCCGGCCGAGGAGGCGGCGCTGTGCCGCGCACTGGACAAGGAGTTGCCGACGACCGTGGCGGGACACGACCGGAGCGATCCGGAGCCGGGTTCCGCGCTGACGGCCGGGTGGGGGGACGCCGCGATCGTACTGCGGTGCGGCGTCCCCCGCCCGGAACGGATGAGTGACCCCCAGGCGGACGCCGTGGACGTCGACGGGGTCAACTGGCTGGTCGAGGAGCGGGATTCGGGGCCGCGGTTCACCACCACCTACCGCGAGGCGTACGTGGAGGTCACCCTGGACGAACGCTTCCGGCACGACATCGGCCCGCTCGCGGACTTCGCGGCACCGGTCGCCGACACGGTGCCCCCCAGCCTCTGA
- a CDS encoding D-alanine--D-alanine ligase family protein: MSSENLPQNPERQPRKPRVAVVFGGRSSEHAISVVTAGAVLRSIDRTKYDVLPIGITPDGRWALTADEPGRMTIADRRLPSVEELAESTDGTVVLSVDPGNREVVYSEQGSVPKALGEVDVVFPVLHGPYGEDGTLQGLLELSGVPYVGAGVLASAVGQDKEYMKRVFLSYGLPVGPYEVIRPREWEQDPSAARRKIVDFAAEHGWPLFVKPARAGSSMGITKVDALDGLEAAIEEARRHDPKILVESLLRGREIECGVLEFEDGPRASVPAEIPPVTSHEFYDFEAKYIDAATGLVPAPLTEEQTAEVRRLAVEAFDAVSCEGLVRADFFLTEDGRFVINEINTMPGFTPISMYPRMWQESGVDYAELIDRLIQAALRRPTGLR, encoded by the coding sequence ATGAGCAGCGAGAACCTCCCCCAGAACCCTGAGCGGCAGCCCCGCAAGCCGCGTGTGGCGGTCGTCTTCGGCGGCCGCAGCTCCGAGCACGCCATCTCGGTGGTCACGGCCGGCGCCGTGCTGCGGTCCATCGACCGGACGAAGTACGACGTGCTGCCCATCGGCATCACCCCGGACGGGCGCTGGGCGCTCACCGCCGACGAGCCCGGCCGGATGACGATCGCCGACCGCAGGCTGCCGAGCGTCGAGGAACTGGCCGAGTCGACGGACGGCACCGTCGTCCTCTCCGTGGACCCCGGCAACCGCGAGGTCGTCTACAGCGAGCAGGGCTCCGTGCCCAAGGCGCTGGGCGAGGTCGACGTGGTCTTCCCGGTGCTGCACGGCCCGTACGGCGAGGACGGCACCCTTCAGGGGCTGTTGGAGCTCTCCGGCGTCCCGTACGTGGGCGCGGGGGTCCTGGCGTCGGCCGTCGGCCAGGACAAGGAGTACATGAAGCGGGTGTTCCTCTCGTACGGGCTGCCCGTCGGGCCGTACGAGGTGATCCGCCCGCGCGAGTGGGAGCAGGACCCGTCCGCCGCCCGGCGCAAGATCGTGGACTTCGCCGCCGAGCACGGATGGCCGCTCTTCGTGAAGCCCGCCCGCGCCGGTTCCTCCATGGGCATCACGAAGGTCGACGCCCTCGACGGGCTGGAGGCCGCGATCGAGGAGGCCCGGCGCCACGACCCCAAGATCCTGGTCGAGTCGCTGCTGCGCGGCCGGGAGATCGAGTGCGGGGTACTGGAGTTCGAGGACGGGCCGCGCGCGAGCGTGCCCGCCGAGATCCCGCCCGTCACGTCGCACGAGTTCTACGACTTCGAGGCCAAGTACATCGACGCCGCCACCGGTCTGGTGCCCGCGCCTCTTACGGAGGAGCAGACGGCCGAGGTACGGCGGCTGGCCGTCGAGGCGTTCGACGCGGTGTCCTGCGAGGGGCTCGTCCGCGCCGACTTCTTCCTCACGGAGGACGGCCGGTTCGTCATCAACGAGATCAACACCATGCCGGGCTTCACGCCGATCTCGATGTATCCGCGGATGTGGCAGGAGAGCGGCGTGGACTACGCGGAGCTGATCGACCGCCTCATCCAGGCGGCGCTGCGCCGCCCCACCGGACTGCGCTGA